A genome region from Oncorhynchus masou masou isolate Uvic2021 chromosome 14, UVic_Omas_1.1, whole genome shotgun sequence includes the following:
- the LOC135554820 gene encoding LOW QUALITY PROTEIN: MHC class II transactivator-like (The sequence of the model RefSeq protein was modified relative to this genomic sequence to represent the inferred CDS: deleted 1 base in 1 codon): MCSYPPGSLSDCASQALSPPSASPLSPRTEEYIHQAKAHLRGMCQEMEAGLSLATHYVDVRLVQRQILIGSGKNSSKCLEKDLVVIGDAERRRGSLARSQVFESSTGAKPKRSIVLLGNAGMGKSTLIKKLCVDWSDGLLPQFDFVFLLDGKALTLPPEPTYSLRSLLLHLSCPHPRDVFNQVLSAPERVLVIFDGFEVVRDLEGLLQFPADDSKGENYSVRQLFSGLLQGKLLPGCSLLLSARPQGTVSGLLRRADSLLELSGFSPPDIERYLGQYFSGQSLEAPTSVPDSIPVPTSVLAPVPVPVPVPTSVPVPTSVPVPVPLPVPTSVPVPVSLPVPTSVPVPVPVPISVPVPVPTSVPVPTSVPVLALTRLHSQPYLLSVCWNPALCHMVCLLLEHWDVSEPLPSTLTGLCYRVLLLKMGRHILKRTHCQSLPQTQTQAHTHTLKHSQKHVLKRTHCQSLPQTQTQAHTHTLKHSQKDVLKHTSNWTRTHIRTRSHTQSQNQLEDQKRTIEKREEEEREREGEKEREEKREEGEEEREEKREEEEREREEGEEEREEKREEEVRERERGREREREGGGRGRERDGGGRERERGREQVCSVRVEQSAWQGVKGHSSLLTLDNTVCVRLRMFGLRTGLVHSHWLRGEQGRDCDGGGGGVSSDNILSWAHPFLQSFLGGAHLSVSSCVSDRALLTQILPQPRGRRRPQGECLDLAQRFAVGLLFRNNAELRHLATLDTDAMKVVAAKRAAVTSHLENLRHGDLSPARLLEACHCVYETGDVLLVRHLVRNLPEVLSFQGVPLCPADAFVVWNLLDQCRTLRRRFCLGLEDTGLRMTGLKLLTGLNNIHSYRASIADTITLWEELEQSGEEELLKAAVSKLTLNPFRATQVSHVQHLSTLVNIHTSRRLSESQSDGVLGEGLPAVRDLHKLEFELGPVNGPLALPKLLELLPALHSLHHLDLENSKLGDSGAEGLAGAVLSLSSLQIINLSQNCIGDQGIGSLAPALSTLPSLHCLSLYSNVISDGGAESLAAVLPQMTSLSDLDVKYNSFTALGAQSLASSLRDCPWIKSLGMWNVCIPYGVLERLQQQDPRIQLL; encoded by the exons ATGTGTTCGTATCCTCCTgggtctctgtctgactgtgccAGCCAagccctgtctcccccctctgcctcccccctctcccccaggaCAG aggagtacATTCACCAAGCCAAGGCTCACCTGAGGGGAATGTGCCAG GAGATGGAGGCGGGCCTTAGCCTGGCGACCCACTATGTTGACGTGCGATTGGTCCAGAGGCAGATCCTGATTGGCTCAGGGAAGAACAGCAGCAAGTGCCTGGAGAAAGATTTGGTCGTTATCGGAGACGCGGAGAGGAGGCGGGGCTCGTTGGCCAGGAGTCAG GTGTTTGAGAGCTCCACCGGGGCGAAACCCAAACGTTCCATCGTGTTGCTAGGCAACGCCGGCATGGGTAAAAGCACGCTCATCAAGAAGCTCTGCGTTGATTGGTCCGACGGCCTCCTGCCACAGTTTGACTTTGTGTTCTTACTGGACGGTAAGGCTCTGACCCTCCCCCCTGAGCCAACCTATAGCCTTCGGTCCCTCCTCCTACACCTCTCCTGTCCCCACCCACGGGATGTCTTCAATCAGGTCCTCTCTGCCCCGGAGCGTGTGCTGGTGATATTCGATGGCTTCGAGGTGGTGCGTGACTTGGAGGGGCTGCTTCAGTTTCCAGCGGATGACAGTAAAGGGGAGAACTACAGCGTTAGACAGCTGTTCTCAGGTTTGCTCCAGGGGAAGCTCCTACCAGGCTGCTCACTGCTCCTCTCTGCCCGACCACAAGGCACCGTCAGTGGGCTGCTGAGACGGGCTGACAGCCTCCTGGAACTCTCTGGCTTCTCCCCTCCGGACATAGAGAGATACCTGGGACAATACTTCTCTGGACAGTCGCTAGAGGCCCCAACCTCCGTCCCAGACTCAATCCCAGTCCCAACCTCAGTCCTAgcaccagtcccagtcccagtcccagtcccaacctcagtcccagtcccaacctcagtcccagtcccagtcccactcccaGTCCcaacctcagtcccagtcccagtctcactCCCAGTCCcaacctcagtcccagtcccagtcccagtcccaatctcagtcccagtcccagtcccaacctcagtcccagtcccaaccTCAGTCCCAGTCCTAGCCCTCACCAGGCTCCACAGTCAGCCGTAccttctgtctgtgtgttggaaccCAGCTCTGTGTCACATGGTCTGTCTGCTTCTAGAACACTGGGATGTTTCGGAGCCACTCCCCTCCACGCTGACGGGACTGTGTTACAGGGTGTTGCTCCTAAAGATGGGACGACACATCCTTAAACGCACACACTGTCAATCCCTACCCCAAACTCAAACccaggcacacactcacacccttAAACACAGTCAAAAACACGTCCTTAAACGTACACACTGTCAATCCCTACCCCAAACTCAAACccaggcacacactcacacccttAAACACAGTCAAAAAGACGTCCTTAAACACACAAGCAACTGGACACGAACACACATCCGCACTCGCTCTCACACTCAATCCCAAAATCAATTAGAAGACCAGAAGAGGACgatagagaagagggaggaggaagagagagagagggagggagagaaagagagagaggagaagagggaggagggagaggaagagagagaggagaagagggaggaggaagagagagagagggaggagggagaggaagagagagaggagaagagggaggaggaagtgagagagagggagagggggagagaaagagagagagagggaggagggagaggaagggagagagacggaggagggagagaaagagagagaggaagagaacaggtGTGTTCTGTCAGAGTTGAGCAGTCTG CTTGGCAGGGGGTTAAAGGTCATTCATCTCTCCTGACTCTGGACAATACCGTCTGTGTCAGGCTGCGGATGTTTGGCCTGAGGACTGGACTGGTCCATTCTCACTGGCTGAGGGGGGAGCAGGGCAGAGATTGTGACGGTGGCGGTGGCGGCGTGAGTTCCGACAACATCCTGTCCTGGGCCCACCCTTTCCTGCAAAGCTTCCTGGGCGGGGCCCACCTGTCCGTCTCCAGCTGTGTGTCTGACCGGGCTCTGCTGACCCAGATACTACCACAG CCCAGGGGGAGGCGACGGCCTCAGGGAGAGTGTCTGGACCTTGCTCAGCGATTCGCCGTCGGGCTGCTTTTCCGGAACAATGCAGAACTTCGGCACCTGGCCACCCTGGATACCGACGCCATGAAAGTGGTGGCGGCCAAGCGAGCCGCTGTGACATCACACCTGGAGAACCTTCGCCATGGCGACCTGAGCCCCGCTCGGCTCCTGGAGGCGTGTCACTGTGTTTACGAGACGGGCGACGTCCTCCTGGTCAGGCACCTGGTACGGAACCTTCCCGAGGTCCTGTCGTTCCAAGGGGTCCCGCTGTGCCCCGCCGACGCCTTCGTAGTGTGGAACCTTTTGGACCAGTGTAGAACGCTGAGGAGGAGGTTCTGTCTGGGGCTGGAGGACACAGGACTGAGGATGACAGGATTAAAACTACTGACGGGTCTCAACAACATACACTCATACAG GGCGAGTATCGCTGACACCATCACTCTGTGGGAGGAGCTAGAGCAGAGTGGGGAGGAGGAGCTTCTGAAAGCGGCGGTGTCCAAGTTGACCCTTAACCCTTTCAGAGCCACACAGGTGTCCCACGTCCAACACCTGTCCACACTGGTCAACATACACACAAGCAGGAGACTGTCTGAGAG CCAATCAGATGGTGTCCTGGGGGAGGGTCTTCCTGCAGTCAGAGATCTTCACAAGCTGGAGTTTGA gttgGGGCCAGTGAATGGTCCTCTGGCGCTCCCTAAACTCCTGGAGCTGCTGCCAGCCCTGCACAGTCTACATCACCTGGA TCTGGAGAACAGTAAACTGGGGGACAGTGGGGCTGAGGGTCTGGCTGGAGctgtgctgtctctctcctctctgcagattATCAA tctctcccagaACTGTATAGGGGACCAGGGAATAGGGAGTCTGgctcctgctctgtctaccctcccCTCGCTGCACTGtctcag TCTGTACAGTAATGTGATATCTGACGGGGGTGCTGAGAGTCTGGCTGCTGTTTTACCTCAGATGACATCACTCAGTGACCTGGA TGTCAAGTACAACAGCTTCACGGCCCTGGGAGCTCAGAGTCTGGCTTCCAGTCTGAGGGACTGTCCATGGATCAAGAGTCTGGG gatgtgGAATGTGTGTATTCCCTACGGAGTGTTAGAGAGACTGCAACAACAGGACCCACGGATACAGCTGCTCTAG